Proteins encoded by one window of Chryseobacterium foetidum:
- a CDS encoding outer membrane beta-barrel protein: protein MIKKFIITGMLCLVATTVSAQKKALGINLQSKEDTTVSPIVKEKVEEYAVKINAIIQEEKKLMESELLVLQAKNLDKAEFDRQKAQIADSYSDKIDTKIEALGFDLDQVIQKQVRYSLLNSDVTSNEELKSQLLKKYRPTKNLEGYFAYGIMTLTNDKPDNDLDKNLGYANNLEFGLKFNYQFSRTSPWGLISGLGFSWRTVRPDNNMIFAKQNSDVMLAKYEGSLDKSKLRTGYLMVPFGFQYNFSKIKNAGMDVQYRPYSDGLRMTANVYGGVRMSTNNIVKGDSQSFRDRSNYQVNPFVYGAQFTVSYDNLSVFVKRDFSNFFKDSYFENDKALVFGIALGW, encoded by the coding sequence ATGATTAAGAAATTTATCATCACAGGAATGTTGTGCCTTGTTGCAACGACGGTTAGTGCACAGAAAAAAGCGTTGGGAATCAACCTTCAGTCTAAAGAAGACACCACTGTAAGCCCGATTGTTAAAGAGAAAGTAGAAGAATACGCAGTAAAGATCAACGCAATTATTCAGGAAGAAAAGAAGCTGATGGAAAGCGAATTATTAGTTCTTCAGGCAAAAAATTTAGATAAAGCTGAATTCGACAGACAGAAAGCGCAAATTGCCGACAGCTATTCGGATAAAATAGATACAAAAATTGAAGCTTTGGGTTTTGATTTGGATCAGGTCATCCAAAAGCAGGTGAGATATTCTCTTTTAAATTCTGACGTAACCTCAAACGAAGAATTAAAATCACAATTGCTCAAAAAATACCGTCCGACAAAAAACCTTGAAGGCTATTTTGCTTACGGAATCATGACGCTGACGAATGATAAACCGGATAATGATTTAGATAAAAATTTAGGCTACGCCAACAATCTGGAGTTTGGTTTAAAATTCAATTACCAGTTCAGCAGAACGAGCCCTTGGGGATTGATTTCAGGTCTGGGGTTTTCATGGAGAACAGTTCGTCCGGACAATAATATGATTTTTGCGAAACAAAACAGCGATGTGATGTTGGCAAAATATGAAGGAAGTTTAGATAAGTCTAAATTAAGAACAGGTTATTTGATGGTTCCTTTCGGATTTCAGTATAATTTTTCTAAAATTAAAAATGCCGGAATGGATGTTCAGTACAGACCTTATTCAGACGGTTTGAGAATGACTGCGAACGTTTATGGCGGTGTAAGAATGTCAACTAATAATATCGTTAAAGGAGATTCTCAAAGTTTCAGAGACCGTTCCAATTATCAGGTCAATCCATTTGTTTATGGCGCTCAGTTCACGGTTTCTTATGATAACTTAAGTGTTTTCGTTAAAAGAGATTTCAGCAATTTCTTCAAAGATTCTTATTTTGAAAACGACAAAGCTTTGGTTTTCGGAATTGCTTTAGGTTGGTAA